The following coding sequences lie in one Leptospira saintgironsiae genomic window:
- a CDS encoding acetylxylan esterase, producing MAISFDECFQTYPPFSPPADLDDFWAESIRELKGFPVKNQTKALLKGTILKETIYDISFQSYGNATLTGSLVIPRKRGDLPVLVYFHDYAKDRPQIIKGLTEAGVAQLILDVRGHGTQLIRPVLKEGEIPDPDWTPGYYRKGLEAKESFFLKANYLDVIRTIEFLRLTDGIDGDKIILAGKGIGASMALFGAANSPRVKALILETPNFCHVDDTQLKLGTSWSKEVSEQIANAKSKKAQVKKNLSYFDSLNFSKKIKIPTLVSVGMEDKVSHPKSVFALFNHLVCDKRMQVYPTEGNEAGIAGDKQNLANLEFAKEILFPE from the coding sequence TTCGACGAGTGCTTCCAGACTTATCCTCCCTTCTCACCTCCAGCGGATTTGGACGATTTTTGGGCGGAGTCGATCCGAGAACTCAAAGGTTTTCCGGTTAAAAACCAAACCAAGGCCCTGCTCAAAGGGACCATTTTAAAAGAAACCATCTACGATATTTCTTTCCAATCTTATGGAAACGCTACTCTTACTGGTAGTTTGGTGATCCCAAGAAAAAGAGGGGATCTTCCTGTTCTAGTATATTTCCACGATTATGCAAAAGACAGACCTCAAATCATAAAGGGTCTGACAGAAGCTGGAGTTGCACAACTTATCCTAGACGTTCGAGGTCATGGCACACAACTCATCCGTCCAGTTTTGAAAGAAGGAGAAATTCCTGACCCGGATTGGACCCCAGGATATTACAGAAAAGGATTAGAAGCGAAAGAATCCTTCTTCTTAAAAGCAAATTACTTAGATGTGATCCGCACTATTGAATTTTTAAGACTTACCGACGGAATTGATGGAGATAAGATCATCCTAGCAGGAAAAGGTATCGGAGCTTCTATGGCATTATTCGGTGCCGCGAATTCTCCAAGAGTAAAAGCACTTATATTAGAAACTCCTAATTTTTGCCATGTGGATGATACCCAATTAAAATTGGGAACAAGCTGGTCGAAAGAAGTTTCGGAACAGATTGCTAATGCAAAATCCAAAAAAGCTCAGGTAAAAAAGAATCTTTCTTATTTTGATAGTTTGAATTTTTCCAAAAAGATCAAGATCCCTACTCTGGTTTCAGTCGGAATGGAAGATAAAGTTTCTCATCCTAAGTCTGTATTTGCATTATTCAATCATTTAGTCTGCGATAAAAGAATGCAGGTATATCCTACAGAAGGGAACGAA